The following is a genomic window from Homalodisca vitripennis isolate AUS2020 chromosome 5, UT_GWSS_2.1, whole genome shotgun sequence.
aatcatgGGTCACCATAAATCACATTCCTTGCACATCAAGCAAAGAAATACACCCAGTCTTAAAATTCATGTCTAGACACCTTGAAAAACCAGCCAAGCCTTATTTTGTTACACTTTGAATGGAATGATGGACAGTAACAGAGAAGATATAGACAAGTTGAAAAGTTTTTCCCCACCTATGTGCTTAGAAGATTTGCCATCTCTAGTTCCTAGTGAGCAGAGGTGATATTATGGTACCTTGCTTGAAGAGCGAGTATAATGATGGTATAATAATGCCAGCTGGAATACTCATATACTCAACCTCCAAAAGTCTccatttaattatgatttaatgtACGGCTAGCTGCTTCAAAATTATCAGTCTACAAGCTGTCTCTATCTTGCATGTGACACAATACTGAGGGGTGGTGGGGTGTTCATTTTCTTCTTTACATTGTAAAACTATGTATGTATTGTAATACATGAGTAATAAAAcgaatagtatttttgtaattgttatgtTCTCAAACTAGGATCATTAATcttaaaaactttgttaaatttacagtattggtttatttgggaccaaatatttttaatgaattgaacAGAAAGACCCTTTAAACTATgcttgattttgttttgttacaggaaTAACTCATagatttgtattaaacatttttcacaagATATTCAGTATAAGACAACACTAAACAAACTGATTAAAAGTTATTAGTTCTCGTACAAGTATCATAGTTCATAAAGTATATTTGTGTTTCGTACATTGTATTAGAGGGTCATAATTCTGAAAAAGGGAATAACAAAGAGGACTTTCAAAcaaaaaacagcacaaaaatCTAGAACCTACATTTTTGCTGATACCCCATAATCAAAGTACACTTCAATCAGTTCCGAAAAGGACCTTTCCTGCATAGTTTCATTGCAACATCCCCCACCCCCCCTTTATTGCAATCCCTGTAACCTTATTCTCTGTTTCAGGCAATGGTTGCATATTTAAGATGACTGGACTAGGATCTAATTAGAGCAGTGGATGAGAAAATTAAATAGAAGAGACGATTCACAATGTCAATAATTTGAGATGATTTTCTTCGTTTCGAAGGCAATGTTCATGAGCTTGTAACTGCAGACATTCGAGAGATACTAATCAAAATACTCCTAGTTTTTGATAGCATGAATTGAGAGTATTCAGTTCAAAAGGTATACTCATAGTCTTTTTTTGAGGAATTAGAATGCACTCTCTATTTTTGACAGGCTTAAATTTGCCACAATATTAGCAAACACACTGGTCTAGTATTAATGTTAAACACAAATAAGAAACATTAACTCTTGTGTCAGTGTTAGTAGAAGTGTTATTTATTTGAGAAAGTAAATACTTGAGTTGTGTTTTCCACTGAGATTGTCAATGTGTAGGACACAAGAGAGGTTGTTATCTTCTGCAATGCCGAGACACTTACTTTATTTCACTGTCTTAAGGGCAAGTCCccgacctccataagaacataatgttaacttgggaacctataactctgtaatggttatagatagagtcctgattttttattttacttattaaatagcttataatctaggtcttatcatgaggttttttaaatttgaaaaaaaaattaaaaagttataatttttttataatttattgtttttaactaacttttttataagtaaaaatgtttactgtgcctcattgacaagagatatttataaattcccatgaggggaactaggcaatagtaagtagaatactgtatataaaaatttgactggggtaggcctagtagtttttgagttatagggccccaaagttaaaaaataacaagtttttttcggcaaatcaagaaaaagcaagaaggtagcatattttggactcataccttggtttaatgatggcctgcactgtaggaagggtttGTCTGGCgatcctctgcttcttgatacagatcctccagcttccattttggctaaagtcctttgattgcctgattttttttttaatgtcggTAGCccgctttatctgctttgcgaatccgctgggtgtcgagacgttttaaagctaaccgcatattcagtcctggttctagcccaatgtgctctaaaactttcactttggagctgtacccatcattgaatgataggactgcctcatagacacctagcctaagagcacctagtgtaacaaaggtgcgtttagggagccgagcccaaatgacattattcatagactcattaggattttgagattttcctttgagacattttctgagtagttctaggctgcacaaagatttaaaaataggtttgattgctttcattagaacaggtgagaggtgaaaatgctggctgtggtcatatttagttttttctttggcggctttgttatacttacaccatgttcttcggtgtctgggcataaaatatgtaaaggcgtatcgttaggtagactgaacatgacagtacaacgcccaaacctgctcgcctcatggcttccacgctgtgtggtattcctacggatggctagtccatagtaATATTTGGATTTGTGGATCGCCTTCCCTGTttagcctacctttcccagaaagagatttCCGTCAGAaaagcttcaagcctttatttttcatgataaagtcccttattcttatcttgtccccatcctcttctggacgtgtcctacacattccaacttctgaatggacaacatctgggccatatggtgcttctgccacaactgctgcatagccattggagtcaccatctccaaggtactccacatagcgaacaccgtatttagtctcggatcttttgaacattgcagtcgcaccttcagcttccatacctccactgctacctacataatttgccttgcaaTATTTCTAAAGTGTTGGTttgcttgttctctgagggcagtttacagtattttgacattgaataaatatctattactttacccgtatctgctgaagtaattggtgacaacgccatttagcgaggtgtggGCCCCTCGCtttttgccagcttccgtcaaccgcaacacataagtcattagaattccattttcaataactgcttctgtcactgctctcttcatagagttttcacatcacactttctacatggctggacaaaaactgttcatgttgattgaacttgctgggcggagcgggtaaattcatcatgccgcaaagagttttgggcagcagtatagccctttcctattacacgcaagccgtatactaaccttaggtttcaagtcatagtagcattgtgaacttttgcttggtgcctcaataggcctaggccctaatatctgttgctttgggacagttgtcaaaagcttttgtcatgccacagctacaggagaACGGAAATtttgtactgcgagccctgctaatggttttcgactaaatgataggttgccatgacaaaaccctacacactgcaacatctttcaaaactgattctagctgtacaatgtttactatgtcatactgtaaggtatcagttgaattatcatagcaggctaggttagggctcaatttctcattggatgtggaaacaactttgggtgtttctaggcctatcctcttcattacctgaagttactactgttttcttgctacgaacaacagtcttcttcttgtaacatagttttcttagtttcctactctcttcttattacccatttttaatctacattcaattacaataaactcctttacaaataaaaacaacagggaaacttgcaaatcacaaaacacagtatttcaaaacttcacaataaacctccaacataaaataataacaacagatgacatctgtcatattgctgacagtgtgtgatatcactaaaaccagactaaaagcaaaacagtaccaacataacaaaaccaattaatatctattttatagattgtttgtttactataaggagtggtgctcaacgccaaacaacagttgcaagcctttatatatatattttttatataaggtttaatattatagtaataaggtatattatataccattttaaagagaaaattctaaagaatattaataaataaaaaaccaaaattcccccaaaaaaaaatttttttttttcatgtcagactgcccttaaattaatgtaatcttgaactgaatcacaaaaatatgaatattatttataattagttatttttaaatctgattttaccaagtatttttctttatttcaactATTTTTCAGGAAAAAGTATGTTTTGGTTTGGTTAAAAACGTGTTGgttttcatttagtttatataacatacattaaaataaaaatgtatataacaattttgGCCAACCATTCttacactaaataattttttatgcttgGAAAAGTTTcacatttagtataatatacattttcaaattgcaataATGGTTATGACAATACAAGACAAAAATCTTTTGTCGACACCATCatacaataaaaagtataaataaatgtagtaattagatattatacaaaattttataaaagactCATGCTCATATGTTAGAATGTATTTATACCAAATTCAAAAGAGTAAAAGAATAGTCTACATGTAGACTATTTAATAGTGTTACTCAGCCTTTCAATCGTTTGGGGATAAATAATTAAGATGGTACatggtatttaatttaatttttatttataagcataaacaatttttaaagaacatttaaatgaataaaattgtataaataaaaatataaaaagcaaactTTCCCTTGGTAGTAAATACTGTGTGCCTTTTAACTTAACTAATTCCTGTAATACTTAGGATGCTatcatcaataataattattgtcatTGTACGCTAACTTATTTGTTGCCTTTTTCCAAATTGTTCACACGGCTCTTATTTCTCTTAATGGCTTCTTGGTGTCTTTTGATCTGTTCTTCATGAAAAGTTATTTCATCATTCAAATCCTCCTTCAATTTCACCAGTTGTTCTCGttgctgaaatataaaaatacgtttacattcctgtataaacaaacatttgaaatgatacaatatcataattttataaccatatagataaaaatcTCACTTGATCATACACAAAATGTAAAactactttttacatttttattaaattgatgtttaagatttatttttttccattcttgtaaaaaatgttgacATTAATCAGAACAGCAATcttattaaattacgtataatGTTGGTACACTCCAGTAAAGATTCACTAACATGGAACTATctgttttaaattacatgaaattaaaattcaataaatatttgtttttatttgaatattcttTCTAAGAAGTGGTAAGAAATAGAACCACTGAGGGATATGGAATACTTCCTAAAAGAAATGGGCATCCAAGAGCAccaacaatttgaaaattaacagTCTCATAACAGTGTTCTTAAGCATTGTTGAGGTGCAGgggaaagtatttttatttaaaattcagaattGTAAGGAATGCCTTAAATTAATGTGTGATACAATATCTTAATGAGTTTTAAACTCACTTGTTTATAAAAGAACTCTTCTTCATTAGCTGCTTCCATTTTACCAAAGGCTCCACCAGCTTCCCTTATAGATCCGCCACCACCACCTCCTTTGCCTGCACCACTTCCAAGATCTCCAACTTGACTTGAATTCATTCTAAGTTGACTGAAACATTAAAGTTGcagatattaaaactaaattgaatagtttttaaaaagtaaaaaaatatttagtaggtCTACTGTGATTTCAAGTCTCAAGCTATTCAATGCCGATATTTTATCTCTATGAACCGACTGTAGTAAAATACCCTTGAGTTTAAACCATAAGAACCATGTTAAATTGCATatacttttacacacattttttgTTGAAGAATTATGACAATGGTTTCATTTTGTAAATGCAaacgctttttaatttttttgtagtatgtatacatacttttttaatattaaacaagtataaaaatgccaaatattttctgaatgaacaataaaaatatctaaaacttttgatacctattaataattttttttaaacgagaCATTACCACAattctacttaaataaaaataaggttgtaaaaatctttcatgttcaacatttattataCAGCTAAAATCAAGAGGATTGTCAGTACAACCGGGCATTAATGtcaatttatggttttattagGAAAATCGAACGTAGGCCTTTATCAAAGCTAcataacaaacttaatttttttgataGTGCTTTCTCAAAGCCTCTGAATATATCAGAGCATGGCCCTAAAAAGATAACAATCTCAACAGTGCAATACAAATATGATGAAAACCGACCACTCTACACAAAATGTGAATAGCGATTTCAAACTGTAATAAGTGTTTTGTAGttgtattaacattattttaaaataaccaaccAATAATCAGTTAGcataaatatgtatgtgtaacACGACCAGTAACAATGAGATTTCCTGCCACACAGCTCCACCAAGCTAATATCTAATACAATCAAGTCACCTCATAGGTGTTCAATAAACCATAGGTAGGCATTCACCTTATCTTTTCCCATTATATTTAACCGTATTGTACGTCACCTACCAATTCTCGATTACTAATATATCTGTGTATTTAAATCATGCCACTTTCTCTACCCCAATCACTAATGCAGAAACCTGCTACACCAAAATGTCTGATGGTGATTGTGTTTTTTTGCTGCTTTGTCTTTAACACTCACATCTCCATCACCCTATGGAGCCTCTTTACACAAAAATTAACTGTTCCAAGAAAAGACCGCACAGAAATGAATCTGGACGTTGCTCTCTAGCCCCTTCTCCTTGACTATGGCTTCAAACAACTAATGAGTGATaggtacaaattaaaacattatgtgTAAATAactgtactaaaaaaaaaatctgtatacccttttttcttaataaataaataaaacaacctCTTTTTTACTGAAAGAGCCTTAGTCTCTGCACTTAGTTCTGAAAGAAACGGACCTGTTGTTACTATGGTTCTCAAAGTGGCAGGTTCTCAGTTTACAGACTGCTAATAATCTTAGTTAAATCTCACCCTCATTGCATCTCTTTTTCTTACTAATCATAATTTACGATCAGTAAGATAAATACCAAaccaaatatgttatttattgatcattttcattttattcagttAATAAGTGAATTTCCATGTCTTGTACATTTTGTatcatagttttgaatttttctaagttggaaaatttataaaaaatttccttATTAACATTTTGATAATCAGGTTACAAATCTGAAATCTAAATTGGATGAAATAATGAATTTAGTACTTAGTAATTTATATGAGTTAAGGTATATTGTTCACTCATGTTAGCATGTTTTGTGACTGAATGAGACATCTAACAAACTTATTTCATTTGTACTAAATAAGATGCACTAATGGTTTAGGAGTTCCCAAATAAATACATATCTGAGTtgtaatatagatttttatattacttattataaaaagaatatttttttcttaagcTATGACCTCTTATTTAATTCTAACACTCCTATATTTGTtgctcaattttaaaattaaaaaaaataatacaatataaaatttcttgaaaataatttttattttattttaaaattagatatttcaGGTTTCAACAGATAAATTAAGTACATTTTCGGgcactcatattttatttttttattctttttttttaattcatacacTTTACATTACCCAACATGCTGTTTATAgttaaattgctttaaaatattataataagagaTTTTTGTTTCTGACAGTCAACGTTACAGTTCCTACTATGAGTTTTTGTTCCTGTACATTTTGCACTTTAAagaatacaatttctttttaagATTATACAATTGaagagaaacataaaaataatcttaagtaCACCCtcacactttttaatatttttttaatctgaaaattaaCCATACTAAAAACCTACTATTAGACAACTTAGATCACTGttatgaaaaatttagaaaatgagaTTAACTATTTTGAGATTCAAATCAGttgttattttttcaacattCTTATTGAACTCATCCTGctgaataatatgtaaattttaaagtggGGAAGATAATAACAAAAAGGCGAGTTGTTTTCCTCATGCAGAGCAAAAATCTGCTTTTCTCTGCACTACTCGTACAAAACTATTATGAGCAGCCTACACCAAAACAGTCTAATGAGACTTGAGGCGATGTTGCCATACACTGCTGACCACCAGCTGTTTCTGCTATGGCGTGGCTATGGTCATATATAGTCATGCTTTATTAACATGAGTTATTCTCTATAATTACTGTACCTACATCaattttattagtattgaaatatGTTACGAACTGAAAGTTTGAGATGAAAACAGGTGTTGGAAAGATGAAATGACCTAAAAGTAGTAACTCAAATGATCAAATGtcaaataaagcaaaaatgtAATTCTCTGTTcctgtttattttgtattgtgtGATATATCAACttcaattaattaactttttctgttttatttttgtttaaaaaaacagagATGTCAATCACTTTTTAATCCTTAATttgcccatcctcatgggccactaatCTCATCTATTCACATAAGTTATTGATAAAACGTGCTAGTCACAAACAGGATTGGAACCTGCACGATATCTAACTTAGATACAGAGTCTAATGTTTTAAACCGCACGGCAATCACTACAAGCCGAAAGGCtagtatttatattactattgaagcatactacaaaataaaaagagaTTATTTACGTAATcgactaaaattaattattaaaaatattgaatttagttaACATGGTAATTCTCTGTCCCTGTCTACTATTTGTTATCGCATGATATAGGTAGAttcttacataaatttaatatttagagaaCTTGAGTGTTCTGAGTTTGAACTTGGGTCACCGTATAGTAAGTGGCCACCACATCAATCATATAAGGATACCAAATTAAccattagaaatatctaaactattgaatacaaaaacattctaattaattatagttCATTTACAGTTAATCATTGGCAGCTCTTTTTAACGCTATTATGACTGCCCAGCACGTTTTCTTCTACAGTAGATCAGCTGCATCAAATCTGGTGTTTATTAAGATATCCTCTCAGCTTACCAAAGAGGCTACCAAGTCGACAGTGTATACATAGGCTGGAAAGCCTTTGACAGGATAAGCCACGAGCACCTACTGGCTAAAATGTGTGCTCTGGGTGTTGATGGTGTCCAATGCTGGAATGGTTTCGTAGCTATGTAAGTAATTGCTATCTAATCAGATATAACGGAAGTGAATCTGCAGCCTTTCCTATACCATCTGGAATTCCCCCAGGGTTCTGGGTCCTATGTTGtatcatgtttataaattatttggttCTTGTCATCAAACACTCCCAAGATTAAATACTTCTTTAAGATGACTCTAAAATTTATGATGAAGtgacttttaaaattgattgcaGAGATCTACAATCCGACCTGAACAATTTTCTTACATTGTGCTTCGATAATAAAATGGAgctttatgtgtttaaatgtacaGTGCTTTTTGCACCCGACAAGCTGGCATGATAAATTTAAACTACTCACTTGGAAGCAAACCACTCAGAGGGTTTTCAGTGGTTAAAGACCTTAGAATGATATCATTGACATTGACTCCTGATAGTCACCTGAATGCTATCAGCCGTAGGTCAAATTCAGCTCTTTTTTTTTATAAGCAGAAAATCTAAACATAGTTTTTCTCTCGGAGCCAACTATTTTATACTCTCTTGGAGTACTGTTCTCTGTTCTGGTCGCCCTTTTAATTGGGTGAGATTGATTAACTTGAGGGATTTTAAAGGAGGTTCCTCCACTGGCATGCAGCTTTGC
Proteins encoded in this region:
- the LOC124362141 gene encoding ATPase inhibitor A, mitochondrial-like, which translates into the protein MSLCTRLLRPNLARGFVFSQLRMNSSQVGDLGSGAGKGGGGGGSIREAGGAFGKMEAANEEEFFYKQQREQLVKLKEDLNDEITFHEEQIKRHQEAIKRNKSRVNNLEKGNK